The following proteins come from a genomic window of Leopardus geoffroyi isolate Oge1 chromosome A3, O.geoffroyi_Oge1_pat1.0, whole genome shotgun sequence:
- the TTC31 gene encoding tetratricopeptide repeat protein 31 isoform X5 has protein sequence MAPIPKTVGRIKLDDLLDHFCDEAKTPGQSDRDKGAEGLGTYCGLRKSFLYPPQGFEPCEPCPHSPSASASASGGSDSLLEVAIPQKLLLTEEEANHLAEELVAEEERLKQKAEKKRLKKKRQKDRRRQERLEQEGGEPKLKATPDRDGSPPSSPGNPAQGQCGEEEDLLDLSSTFVSLALRKVGDWPPSARRDKGLSQEPRGKSLGPQEKMGQEEGSSPIEERPRQTPKAEASPGLPAAALQQSQELAKLGTSLAQNGFYHKAVFLFTEALKLNPRDHRLFGNRSFCHERLGQPMWALADAQVALTLQPGWPRGLFRLGKALMGLQRFEEAAAVFQETLRGGSQPDAARELHSCLLHLALQNQRGGIRMPHLTTGFPQPFSHAEPGTISLPSVSRPPSTAPRAPGLLSLPLRFPPCHLSHPNWTLPQIQTRRPHPLQDPSKGSGVLGLGPQHLPQAR, from the exons ATGGCGCCGATTCCGAAGACTGTGGGGCGGATAAAGCTAG ATGACCTCCTGGACCATTTCTGTGATGAGGCTAAAACACCTggacagagtgacagagacaaaGGGGCCGAGGGACTGGGCACCTACTGTGGTCTCCGAAAGTCCTTCCTGTATCCTCCccaagggtttgagccctgtgagcCCTGCCCTCATAGCCCCTCTGCCTCTGCATCTGCCTCCGGTGGCTCAGACAGCCTACTTGAGGTGGCCATACCCCAGAAGCTCCTGCTGACTGAAGAG gaagccaaCCACCTGGCTGAGGAGCTGGTGGCTGAGGAGGAGCGCCTgaaacagaaagcagagaagaaacGACTCAAGAAGAAG CGTCAAAAGGATCGCAGGCGACAGGAACGCTTGGAGCAGGAGGGTGGGGAGCCCAAG CTCAAGGCCACCCCAGATAGAGATGGGAGCCCTCCATCTAGCCCCGGGAACCCTGCTCAGGGACAGTGTGGTGAGGAAGAG GACTTACTGGATCTATCTAGCACTTTCGTGTCTCTGGCTTTGCGCAAGGTTGGGGATTGGCCCCCCAGTGCCCGCAGAGACAAGGGACTGAGCCAGGAGCCCCGAGGCAAAAGTCTGGGCCCCCAAGAGAAGATGGGCCAGGAGGAAGGGAGCTCTCCAATAGAAGAAAGGCCCAGGCAGACCCCTAAGGCAGAG GCATCTCCAGGACTACCGGCAGCTGCCTTACAGCAGAGCCAGGAGCTGGCAA agctgGGTACCAGCTTGGCCCAAAATGGTTTCTACCACAAGGCTGTGTTTCTTTTTACCGAGGCCTTGAAGCTCAACCCTCGGGATCATCG GTTATTTGGAAACCGCTCTTTCTGCCATGAACGGCTGGGTCAACCAATGTGGGCCCTGGCTGATGCCCAGGTGGCCCTTACTCTGCAACCTGGCTGGCCCCGAGGCCTCTTCCGCCTGGGCAAGGCCTTGATGGGACTGCAG CGTTTTGAAGAGGCAGCTGCTGTGTTCCAGGAGACTCTGAGAGGCGGCTCCCAGCCTGACGCAGCCCGGGAGCTCCACTCTTGCCTTCTGCACCTCGCCCTG cAGAATCAACGAGGAGGAATCCGGATGCCACATCTGACAACTGGGTTCCCGCAACCATTTTCCCATGCTGAGCCGGGCACCATAAGCCTCCCGTCTGTCAGTCGCCCTCCAAGCACTGCTCCAAGAGCTCCTGGCCTTCTGTCTCTACCCTTGCGTTTTCCCCCATGTCATCTGAGCCACCCCAACTGGACCCTGCCCCAAATTCAGACTAGAAGACCGCACCCTCTCCAGGACCCCTCAAAGGGCTCTGGTGTGCTAGGACTTGGGCCCCAGCATCTACCTCAGGCCAGATGA
- the TTC31 gene encoding tetratricopeptide repeat protein 31 isoform X6 yields MAPIPKTVGRIKLDDLLDHFCDEAKTPGQSDRDKGAEGLGTYCGLRKSFLYPPQGFEPCEPCPHSPSASASASGGSDSLLEVAIPQKLLLTEEEANHLAEELVAEEERLKQKAEKKRLKKKRQKDRRRQERLEQEGGEPKLKATPDRDGSPPSSPGNPAQGQCGEEEDLLDLSSTFVSLALRKVGDWPPSARRDKGLSQEPRGKSLGPQEKMGQEEGSSPIEERPRQTPKAEASPGLPAAALQQSQELAKLGTSLAQNGFYHKAVFLFTEALKLNPRDHRLFGNRSFCHERLGQPMWALADAQVALTLQPGWPRGLFRLGKALMGLQRFEEAAAVFQETLRGGSQPDAARELHSCLLHLALNQRGGIRMPHLTTGFPQPFSHAEPGTISLPSVSRPPSTAPRAPGLLSLPLRFPPCHLSHPNWTLPQIQTRRPHPLQDPSKGSGVLGLGPQHLPQAR; encoded by the exons ATGGCGCCGATTCCGAAGACTGTGGGGCGGATAAAGCTAG ATGACCTCCTGGACCATTTCTGTGATGAGGCTAAAACACCTggacagagtgacagagacaaaGGGGCCGAGGGACTGGGCACCTACTGTGGTCTCCGAAAGTCCTTCCTGTATCCTCCccaagggtttgagccctgtgagcCCTGCCCTCATAGCCCCTCTGCCTCTGCATCTGCCTCCGGTGGCTCAGACAGCCTACTTGAGGTGGCCATACCCCAGAAGCTCCTGCTGACTGAAGAG gaagccaaCCACCTGGCTGAGGAGCTGGTGGCTGAGGAGGAGCGCCTgaaacagaaagcagagaagaaacGACTCAAGAAGAAG CGTCAAAAGGATCGCAGGCGACAGGAACGCTTGGAGCAGGAGGGTGGGGAGCCCAAG CTCAAGGCCACCCCAGATAGAGATGGGAGCCCTCCATCTAGCCCCGGGAACCCTGCTCAGGGACAGTGTGGTGAGGAAGAG GACTTACTGGATCTATCTAGCACTTTCGTGTCTCTGGCTTTGCGCAAGGTTGGGGATTGGCCCCCCAGTGCCCGCAGAGACAAGGGACTGAGCCAGGAGCCCCGAGGCAAAAGTCTGGGCCCCCAAGAGAAGATGGGCCAGGAGGAAGGGAGCTCTCCAATAGAAGAAAGGCCCAGGCAGACCCCTAAGGCAGAG GCATCTCCAGGACTACCGGCAGCTGCCTTACAGCAGAGCCAGGAGCTGGCAA agctgGGTACCAGCTTGGCCCAAAATGGTTTCTACCACAAGGCTGTGTTTCTTTTTACCGAGGCCTTGAAGCTCAACCCTCGGGATCATCG GTTATTTGGAAACCGCTCTTTCTGCCATGAACGGCTGGGTCAACCAATGTGGGCCCTGGCTGATGCCCAGGTGGCCCTTACTCTGCAACCTGGCTGGCCCCGAGGCCTCTTCCGCCTGGGCAAGGCCTTGATGGGACTGCAG CGTTTTGAAGAGGCAGCTGCTGTGTTCCAGGAGACTCTGAGAGGCGGCTCCCAGCCTGACGCAGCCCGGGAGCTCCACTCTTGCCTTCTGCACCTCGCCCTG AATCAACGAGGAGGAATCCGGATGCCACATCTGACAACTGGGTTCCCGCAACCATTTTCCCATGCTGAGCCGGGCACCATAAGCCTCCCGTCTGTCAGTCGCCCTCCAAGCACTGCTCCAAGAGCTCCTGGCCTTCTGTCTCTACCCTTGCGTTTTCCCCCATGTCATCTGAGCCACCCCAACTGGACCCTGCCCCAAATTCAGACTAGAAGACCGCACCCTCTCCAGGACCCCTCAAAGGGCTCTGGTGTGCTAGGACTTGGGCCCCAGCATCTACCTCAGGCCAGATGA
- the TTC31 gene encoding tetratricopeptide repeat protein 31 isoform X1, whose protein sequence is MAPIPKTVGRIKLDCPLRSGCPLEVAAVPKLCKEFGPEDYGAEDIVDFLRRLVESDPQGLHRIHVDGSSGRLQLWHHGGACRGRAQGSRLVPWGGLALRYSSLSCSFFFPFSLSLLTDDLLDHFCDEAKTPGQSDRDKGAEGLGTYCGLRKSFLYPPQGFEPCEPCPHSPSASASASGGSDSLLEVAIPQKLLLTEEEANHLAEELVAEEERLKQKAEKKRLKKKRQKDRRRQERLEQEGGEPKLKATPDRDGSPPSSPGNPAQGQCGEEEDLLDLSSTFVSLALRKVGDWPPSARRDKGLSQEPRGKSLGPQEKMGQEEGSSPIEERPRQTPKAEASPGLPAAALQQSQELAKLGTSLAQNGFYHKAVFLFTEALKLNPRDHRLFGNRSFCHERLGQPMWALADAQVALTLQPGWPRGLFRLGKALMGLQRFEEAAAVFQETLRGGSQPDAARELHSCLLHLALQNQRGGIRMPHLTTGFPQPFSHAEPGTISLPSVSRPPSTAPRAPGLLSLPLRFPPCHLSHPNWTLPQIQTRRPHPLQDPSKGSGVLGLGPQHLPQAR, encoded by the exons ATGGCGCCGATTCCGAAGACTGTGGGGCGGATAAAGCTAG ACTGTCCTCTGCGGTCTGGCTGTCCGCTGGAGGTCGCTGCTGTCCCCAAACTCTGCAAGGAATTCGGTCCTGAAGACTACGGCGCAGAG gacaTAGTGGATTTTCTTCGACGGCTTGTGGAGAGTGATCCCCAGGGCCTGCACCGGATCCATGTGGATGGGAGCAGCGGGCGGCTGCAGCTGTGGCACCATGGTGGGGCGTGCAGGGGCCGGGCCCAGGGATCGAGGCTGGTACCCTGGGGAGGGCTGGCCCTCAGATACTCCTCTCTCtcatgttcctttttctttcccttttccttatcCCTCCTGACAGATGACCTCCTGGACCATTTCTGTGATGAGGCTAAAACACCTggacagagtgacagagacaaaGGGGCCGAGGGACTGGGCACCTACTGTGGTCTCCGAAAGTCCTTCCTGTATCCTCCccaagggtttgagccctgtgagcCCTGCCCTCATAGCCCCTCTGCCTCTGCATCTGCCTCCGGTGGCTCAGACAGCCTACTTGAGGTGGCCATACCCCAGAAGCTCCTGCTGACTGAAGAG gaagccaaCCACCTGGCTGAGGAGCTGGTGGCTGAGGAGGAGCGCCTgaaacagaaagcagagaagaaacGACTCAAGAAGAAG CGTCAAAAGGATCGCAGGCGACAGGAACGCTTGGAGCAGGAGGGTGGGGAGCCCAAG CTCAAGGCCACCCCAGATAGAGATGGGAGCCCTCCATCTAGCCCCGGGAACCCTGCTCAGGGACAGTGTGGTGAGGAAGAG GACTTACTGGATCTATCTAGCACTTTCGTGTCTCTGGCTTTGCGCAAGGTTGGGGATTGGCCCCCCAGTGCCCGCAGAGACAAGGGACTGAGCCAGGAGCCCCGAGGCAAAAGTCTGGGCCCCCAAGAGAAGATGGGCCAGGAGGAAGGGAGCTCTCCAATAGAAGAAAGGCCCAGGCAGACCCCTAAGGCAGAG GCATCTCCAGGACTACCGGCAGCTGCCTTACAGCAGAGCCAGGAGCTGGCAA agctgGGTACCAGCTTGGCCCAAAATGGTTTCTACCACAAGGCTGTGTTTCTTTTTACCGAGGCCTTGAAGCTCAACCCTCGGGATCATCG GTTATTTGGAAACCGCTCTTTCTGCCATGAACGGCTGGGTCAACCAATGTGGGCCCTGGCTGATGCCCAGGTGGCCCTTACTCTGCAACCTGGCTGGCCCCGAGGCCTCTTCCGCCTGGGCAAGGCCTTGATGGGACTGCAG CGTTTTGAAGAGGCAGCTGCTGTGTTCCAGGAGACTCTGAGAGGCGGCTCCCAGCCTGACGCAGCCCGGGAGCTCCACTCTTGCCTTCTGCACCTCGCCCTG cAGAATCAACGAGGAGGAATCCGGATGCCACATCTGACAACTGGGTTCCCGCAACCATTTTCCCATGCTGAGCCGGGCACCATAAGCCTCCCGTCTGTCAGTCGCCCTCCAAGCACTGCTCCAAGAGCTCCTGGCCTTCTGTCTCTACCCTTGCGTTTTCCCCCATGTCATCTGAGCCACCCCAACTGGACCCTGCCCCAAATTCAGACTAGAAGACCGCACCCTCTCCAGGACCCCTCAAAGGGCTCTGGTGTGCTAGGACTTGGGCCCCAGCATCTACCTCAGGCCAGATGA
- the TTC31 gene encoding tetratricopeptide repeat protein 31 isoform X3, whose amino-acid sequence MAPIPKTVGRIKLDCPLRSGCPLEVAAVPKLCKEFGPEDYGAEDIVDFLRRLVESDPQGLHRIHVDGSSGRLQLWHHDDLLDHFCDEAKTPGQSDRDKGAEGLGTYCGLRKSFLYPPQGFEPCEPCPHSPSASASASGGSDSLLEVAIPQKLLLTEEEANHLAEELVAEEERLKQKAEKKRLKKKRQKDRRRQERLEQEGGEPKLKATPDRDGSPPSSPGNPAQGQCGEEEDLLDLSSTFVSLALRKVGDWPPSARRDKGLSQEPRGKSLGPQEKMGQEEGSSPIEERPRQTPKAEASPGLPAAALQQSQELAKLGTSLAQNGFYHKAVFLFTEALKLNPRDHRLFGNRSFCHERLGQPMWALADAQVALTLQPGWPRGLFRLGKALMGLQRFEEAAAVFQETLRGGSQPDAARELHSCLLHLALQNQRGGIRMPHLTTGFPQPFSHAEPGTISLPSVSRPPSTAPRAPGLLSLPLRFPPCHLSHPNWTLPQIQTRRPHPLQDPSKGSGVLGLGPQHLPQAR is encoded by the exons ATGGCGCCGATTCCGAAGACTGTGGGGCGGATAAAGCTAG ACTGTCCTCTGCGGTCTGGCTGTCCGCTGGAGGTCGCTGCTGTCCCCAAACTCTGCAAGGAATTCGGTCCTGAAGACTACGGCGCAGAG gacaTAGTGGATTTTCTTCGACGGCTTGTGGAGAGTGATCCCCAGGGCCTGCACCGGATCCATGTGGATGGGAGCAGCGGGCGGCTGCAGCTGTGGCACCATG ATGACCTCCTGGACCATTTCTGTGATGAGGCTAAAACACCTggacagagtgacagagacaaaGGGGCCGAGGGACTGGGCACCTACTGTGGTCTCCGAAAGTCCTTCCTGTATCCTCCccaagggtttgagccctgtgagcCCTGCCCTCATAGCCCCTCTGCCTCTGCATCTGCCTCCGGTGGCTCAGACAGCCTACTTGAGGTGGCCATACCCCAGAAGCTCCTGCTGACTGAAGAG gaagccaaCCACCTGGCTGAGGAGCTGGTGGCTGAGGAGGAGCGCCTgaaacagaaagcagagaagaaacGACTCAAGAAGAAG CGTCAAAAGGATCGCAGGCGACAGGAACGCTTGGAGCAGGAGGGTGGGGAGCCCAAG CTCAAGGCCACCCCAGATAGAGATGGGAGCCCTCCATCTAGCCCCGGGAACCCTGCTCAGGGACAGTGTGGTGAGGAAGAG GACTTACTGGATCTATCTAGCACTTTCGTGTCTCTGGCTTTGCGCAAGGTTGGGGATTGGCCCCCCAGTGCCCGCAGAGACAAGGGACTGAGCCAGGAGCCCCGAGGCAAAAGTCTGGGCCCCCAAGAGAAGATGGGCCAGGAGGAAGGGAGCTCTCCAATAGAAGAAAGGCCCAGGCAGACCCCTAAGGCAGAG GCATCTCCAGGACTACCGGCAGCTGCCTTACAGCAGAGCCAGGAGCTGGCAA agctgGGTACCAGCTTGGCCCAAAATGGTTTCTACCACAAGGCTGTGTTTCTTTTTACCGAGGCCTTGAAGCTCAACCCTCGGGATCATCG GTTATTTGGAAACCGCTCTTTCTGCCATGAACGGCTGGGTCAACCAATGTGGGCCCTGGCTGATGCCCAGGTGGCCCTTACTCTGCAACCTGGCTGGCCCCGAGGCCTCTTCCGCCTGGGCAAGGCCTTGATGGGACTGCAG CGTTTTGAAGAGGCAGCTGCTGTGTTCCAGGAGACTCTGAGAGGCGGCTCCCAGCCTGACGCAGCCCGGGAGCTCCACTCTTGCCTTCTGCACCTCGCCCTG cAGAATCAACGAGGAGGAATCCGGATGCCACATCTGACAACTGGGTTCCCGCAACCATTTTCCCATGCTGAGCCGGGCACCATAAGCCTCCCGTCTGTCAGTCGCCCTCCAAGCACTGCTCCAAGAGCTCCTGGCCTTCTGTCTCTACCCTTGCGTTTTCCCCCATGTCATCTGAGCCACCCCAACTGGACCCTGCCCCAAATTCAGACTAGAAGACCGCACCCTCTCCAGGACCCCTCAAAGGGCTCTGGTGTGCTAGGACTTGGGCCCCAGCATCTACCTCAGGCCAGATGA
- the TTC31 gene encoding tetratricopeptide repeat protein 31 isoform X2 encodes MAPIPKTVGRIKLDCPLRSGCPLEVAAVPKLCKEFGPEDYGAEDIVDFLRRLVESDPQGLHRIHVDGSSGRLQLWHHGGACRGRAQGSRLVPWGGLALRYSSLSCSFFFPFSLSLLTDDLLDHFCDEAKTPGQSDRDKGAEGLGTYCGLRKSFLYPPQGFEPCEPCPHSPSASASASGGSDSLLEVAIPQKLLLTEEEANHLAEELVAEEERLKQKAEKKRLKKKRQKDRRRQERLEQEGGEPKLKATPDRDGSPPSSPGNPAQGQCGEEEDLLDLSSTFVSLALRKVGDWPPSARRDKGLSQEPRGKSLGPQEKMGQEEGSSPIEERPRQTPKAEASPGLPAAALQQSQELAKLGTSLAQNGFYHKAVFLFTEALKLNPRDHRLFGNRSFCHERLGQPMWALADAQVALTLQPGWPRGLFRLGKALMGLQRFEEAAAVFQETLRGGSQPDAARELHSCLLHLALNQRGGIRMPHLTTGFPQPFSHAEPGTISLPSVSRPPSTAPRAPGLLSLPLRFPPCHLSHPNWTLPQIQTRRPHPLQDPSKGSGVLGLGPQHLPQAR; translated from the exons ATGGCGCCGATTCCGAAGACTGTGGGGCGGATAAAGCTAG ACTGTCCTCTGCGGTCTGGCTGTCCGCTGGAGGTCGCTGCTGTCCCCAAACTCTGCAAGGAATTCGGTCCTGAAGACTACGGCGCAGAG gacaTAGTGGATTTTCTTCGACGGCTTGTGGAGAGTGATCCCCAGGGCCTGCACCGGATCCATGTGGATGGGAGCAGCGGGCGGCTGCAGCTGTGGCACCATGGTGGGGCGTGCAGGGGCCGGGCCCAGGGATCGAGGCTGGTACCCTGGGGAGGGCTGGCCCTCAGATACTCCTCTCTCtcatgttcctttttctttcccttttccttatcCCTCCTGACAGATGACCTCCTGGACCATTTCTGTGATGAGGCTAAAACACCTggacagagtgacagagacaaaGGGGCCGAGGGACTGGGCACCTACTGTGGTCTCCGAAAGTCCTTCCTGTATCCTCCccaagggtttgagccctgtgagcCCTGCCCTCATAGCCCCTCTGCCTCTGCATCTGCCTCCGGTGGCTCAGACAGCCTACTTGAGGTGGCCATACCCCAGAAGCTCCTGCTGACTGAAGAG gaagccaaCCACCTGGCTGAGGAGCTGGTGGCTGAGGAGGAGCGCCTgaaacagaaagcagagaagaaacGACTCAAGAAGAAG CGTCAAAAGGATCGCAGGCGACAGGAACGCTTGGAGCAGGAGGGTGGGGAGCCCAAG CTCAAGGCCACCCCAGATAGAGATGGGAGCCCTCCATCTAGCCCCGGGAACCCTGCTCAGGGACAGTGTGGTGAGGAAGAG GACTTACTGGATCTATCTAGCACTTTCGTGTCTCTGGCTTTGCGCAAGGTTGGGGATTGGCCCCCCAGTGCCCGCAGAGACAAGGGACTGAGCCAGGAGCCCCGAGGCAAAAGTCTGGGCCCCCAAGAGAAGATGGGCCAGGAGGAAGGGAGCTCTCCAATAGAAGAAAGGCCCAGGCAGACCCCTAAGGCAGAG GCATCTCCAGGACTACCGGCAGCTGCCTTACAGCAGAGCCAGGAGCTGGCAA agctgGGTACCAGCTTGGCCCAAAATGGTTTCTACCACAAGGCTGTGTTTCTTTTTACCGAGGCCTTGAAGCTCAACCCTCGGGATCATCG GTTATTTGGAAACCGCTCTTTCTGCCATGAACGGCTGGGTCAACCAATGTGGGCCCTGGCTGATGCCCAGGTGGCCCTTACTCTGCAACCTGGCTGGCCCCGAGGCCTCTTCCGCCTGGGCAAGGCCTTGATGGGACTGCAG CGTTTTGAAGAGGCAGCTGCTGTGTTCCAGGAGACTCTGAGAGGCGGCTCCCAGCCTGACGCAGCCCGGGAGCTCCACTCTTGCCTTCTGCACCTCGCCCTG AATCAACGAGGAGGAATCCGGATGCCACATCTGACAACTGGGTTCCCGCAACCATTTTCCCATGCTGAGCCGGGCACCATAAGCCTCCCGTCTGTCAGTCGCCCTCCAAGCACTGCTCCAAGAGCTCCTGGCCTTCTGTCTCTACCCTTGCGTTTTCCCCCATGTCATCTGAGCCACCCCAACTGGACCCTGCCCCAAATTCAGACTAGAAGACCGCACCCTCTCCAGGACCCCTCAAAGGGCTCTGGTGTGCTAGGACTTGGGCCCCAGCATCTACCTCAGGCCAGATGA
- the TTC31 gene encoding tetratricopeptide repeat protein 31 isoform X4, which yields MAPIPKTVGRIKLDCPLRSGCPLEVAAVPKLCKEFGPEDYGAEDIVDFLRRLVESDPQGLHRIHVDGSSGRLQLWHHDDLLDHFCDEAKTPGQSDRDKGAEGLGTYCGLRKSFLYPPQGFEPCEPCPHSPSASASASGGSDSLLEVAIPQKLLLTEEEANHLAEELVAEEERLKQKAEKKRLKKKRQKDRRRQERLEQEGGEPKLKATPDRDGSPPSSPGNPAQGQCGEEEDLLDLSSTFVSLALRKVGDWPPSARRDKGLSQEPRGKSLGPQEKMGQEEGSSPIEERPRQTPKAEASPGLPAAALQQSQELAKLGTSLAQNGFYHKAVFLFTEALKLNPRDHRLFGNRSFCHERLGQPMWALADAQVALTLQPGWPRGLFRLGKALMGLQRFEEAAAVFQETLRGGSQPDAARELHSCLLHLALNQRGGIRMPHLTTGFPQPFSHAEPGTISLPSVSRPPSTAPRAPGLLSLPLRFPPCHLSHPNWTLPQIQTRRPHPLQDPSKGSGVLGLGPQHLPQAR from the exons ATGGCGCCGATTCCGAAGACTGTGGGGCGGATAAAGCTAG ACTGTCCTCTGCGGTCTGGCTGTCCGCTGGAGGTCGCTGCTGTCCCCAAACTCTGCAAGGAATTCGGTCCTGAAGACTACGGCGCAGAG gacaTAGTGGATTTTCTTCGACGGCTTGTGGAGAGTGATCCCCAGGGCCTGCACCGGATCCATGTGGATGGGAGCAGCGGGCGGCTGCAGCTGTGGCACCATG ATGACCTCCTGGACCATTTCTGTGATGAGGCTAAAACACCTggacagagtgacagagacaaaGGGGCCGAGGGACTGGGCACCTACTGTGGTCTCCGAAAGTCCTTCCTGTATCCTCCccaagggtttgagccctgtgagcCCTGCCCTCATAGCCCCTCTGCCTCTGCATCTGCCTCCGGTGGCTCAGACAGCCTACTTGAGGTGGCCATACCCCAGAAGCTCCTGCTGACTGAAGAG gaagccaaCCACCTGGCTGAGGAGCTGGTGGCTGAGGAGGAGCGCCTgaaacagaaagcagagaagaaacGACTCAAGAAGAAG CGTCAAAAGGATCGCAGGCGACAGGAACGCTTGGAGCAGGAGGGTGGGGAGCCCAAG CTCAAGGCCACCCCAGATAGAGATGGGAGCCCTCCATCTAGCCCCGGGAACCCTGCTCAGGGACAGTGTGGTGAGGAAGAG GACTTACTGGATCTATCTAGCACTTTCGTGTCTCTGGCTTTGCGCAAGGTTGGGGATTGGCCCCCCAGTGCCCGCAGAGACAAGGGACTGAGCCAGGAGCCCCGAGGCAAAAGTCTGGGCCCCCAAGAGAAGATGGGCCAGGAGGAAGGGAGCTCTCCAATAGAAGAAAGGCCCAGGCAGACCCCTAAGGCAGAG GCATCTCCAGGACTACCGGCAGCTGCCTTACAGCAGAGCCAGGAGCTGGCAA agctgGGTACCAGCTTGGCCCAAAATGGTTTCTACCACAAGGCTGTGTTTCTTTTTACCGAGGCCTTGAAGCTCAACCCTCGGGATCATCG GTTATTTGGAAACCGCTCTTTCTGCCATGAACGGCTGGGTCAACCAATGTGGGCCCTGGCTGATGCCCAGGTGGCCCTTACTCTGCAACCTGGCTGGCCCCGAGGCCTCTTCCGCCTGGGCAAGGCCTTGATGGGACTGCAG CGTTTTGAAGAGGCAGCTGCTGTGTTCCAGGAGACTCTGAGAGGCGGCTCCCAGCCTGACGCAGCCCGGGAGCTCCACTCTTGCCTTCTGCACCTCGCCCTG AATCAACGAGGAGGAATCCGGATGCCACATCTGACAACTGGGTTCCCGCAACCATTTTCCCATGCTGAGCCGGGCACCATAAGCCTCCCGTCTGTCAGTCGCCCTCCAAGCACTGCTCCAAGAGCTCCTGGCCTTCTGTCTCTACCCTTGCGTTTTCCCCCATGTCATCTGAGCCACCCCAACTGGACCCTGCCCCAAATTCAGACTAGAAGACCGCACCCTCTCCAGGACCCCTCAAAGGGCTCTGGTGTGCTAGGACTTGGGCCCCAGCATCTACCTCAGGCCAGATGA